From Plasmodium malariae genome assembly, chromosome: 8:
TGTATATCATATAATGCAGGGaacgaaaataaaaatatgtatagtGATGAAAAATGGATCAATACAAAAAACGAATATTCAAATGCAAGTTCAACAAAGAATAAGATATATCACAAACAaactatgaaaaataaatctaatatatttgaaacaaaaaaatattcttatcttgaaaaaaaaatattcaaggAAATAGattatttcaattttcttaaaatgaACAGaacaattaataataaagtcTACGAAAAAGCAGTACTTAAAAAATGCAGATTAAGAATTTTTATACCTGTAATATTGTTAATGTTGTTATCAATATTCCTCCTATTAGACATTTTTTGCGGTAACGGACTTTTGGGAGGAATGTATTGGTTACTGCATCAGTTTTCACCTGGATGGTCtaaaacattaaataatatattgaaagAATCCCCCTTAAAATCGTTATTAGAGTATACGTATGAAATGCTGAAagataatggaaaaaaagtaAGTGTTACTTCTTATTCTGGACCTTTTCTGATGAAC
This genomic window contains:
- the PmUG01_08063700 gene encoding fam-l protein; the encoded protein is MMEKYIMFPLFINFSAFIVLIWICNFSNDTHNKSIGENPNIYGKLDLRTYRLLANCNKHKDSSVTGLKECISYNAGNENKNMYSDEKWINTKNEYSNASSTKNKIYHKQTMKNKSNIFETKKYSYLEKKIFKEIDYFNFLKMNRTINNKVYEKAVLKKCRLRIFIPVILLMLLSIFLLLDIFCGNGLLGGMYWLLHQFSPGWSKTLNNILKESPLKSLLEYTYEMLKDNGKKVSVTSYSGPFLMNLLYFVPLILLCIICILTIVYYHKKVKKYEKIKFRKR